A portion of the Juglans microcarpa x Juglans regia isolate MS1-56 chromosome 1D, Jm3101_v1.0, whole genome shotgun sequence genome contains these proteins:
- the LOC121247329 gene encoding leucine-rich repeat extensin-like protein 1 has product MASSRPQPPKPLDLELTIVAAKHLKNVNWKIGDLKPYAVFWVDPDRRLATKSDDAGSTRPVWNERFTLPLAIPLQESVLTLEIFHSKPSETPKPLVGTLRVPLKDLAENPDESTGIRTFHLIRPSGRPQGKIRVKLAVRERPLPPDYHIAPPPTYFYSSAPVIPPRDYRGYSQSLYTSPLPAPSPSPSPSPPPPYPYSSYPDAYSGYYPGYYSSAPPPPMPPRPFFDRPVNYGVPAGPSGPSAPVDYSPYDQKPKSSKMGLGTGLAVGAVAGALGGLALEEELKYEEEKIADRVENDLAARDDYSDYRGDYRTDY; this is encoded by the coding sequence ATGGCCTCCTCTCGCCCTCAGCCACCGAAGCCTCTGGACCTGGAGCTCACCATCGTCGCCGCCAAGCACCTAAAGAACGTAAACTGGAAGATCGGCGACCTCAAGCCTTACGCAGTCTTTTGGGTTGACCCCGACCGCCGACTAGCCACCAAATCCGACGACGCCGGCTCCACCCGCCCCGTTTGGAACGAACGATTCACCCTTCCACTGGCCATCCCTCTCCAAGAATCCGTCCTCACCCTTGAGATCTTCCACTCCAAACCTTCAGAGACCCCCAAGCCCTTGGTCGGCACACTCCGTGTCCCGCTCAAGGACCTCGCCGAAAACCCCGACGAATCGACCGGTATCAGAACGTTCCATCTCATCCGTCCGTCCGGTCGTCCCCAGGGCAAGATCCGCGTAAAGCTCGCCGTCCGTGAACGCCCTTTGCCTCCAGATTACCATATTGCCCCTCCGCCGACCTATTTTTACTCCAGTGCCCCTGTCATTCCACCGCGCGACTACAGGGGTTACTCGCAATCTCTGTACACTTCACCACTGCCCGCCCCGTCTCCATCGCCTTCACCGTCGCCGCCGCCTCCGTATCCATATAGTTCATATCCTGATGCGTATTCTGGGTACTATCCAGGGTACTATTCCAGTGCGCCACCACCACCGATGCCACCCAGGCCGTTCTTCGATCGGCCCGTGAACTACGGTGTGCCTGCCGGGCCCAGTGGACCGTCGGCACCTGTGGATTACTCGCCGTACGATCAGAAGCCGAAGTCCTCGAAAATGGGTTTGGGGACTGGATTGGCTGTGGGCGCGGTCGCTGGAGCGCTGGGTGGGCTCGCATTGGAAGAGGAATTGAAGTATGAAGAGGAGAAGATCGCTGATAGGGTCGAGAATGACTTGGCTGCGCGAGACGATTACAGCGATTACCGAGGCGACTATCGTACCGATTATTGA